Proteins encoded together in one Verrucomicrobiota bacterium window:
- a CDS encoding class I SAM-dependent RNA methyltransferase: MNSDGPEPNGPPPQPGEILVLEVEDLAFGGEGVARHRGCVVFVPFSLPGEQVEAEVVESKKRFARARLLRVLRASPERVPPVCQHYGECGGCQYQHAAYPLQLKAKHRQVVHLLERIGGFERPPVADVIPCPQPYHYRNRLMLRSQWCKPEQRLRVGFLKGSSRLVIDIESCPIAEEALNAQIAEVRAHPPPKGGLKVVIRVMPEDWEVPRDSFFQNNFHLLPALVETVRASVLSGGARHLIDVYCGVGFFGIQLASSVESFLGVELDRPAIKAARNNARRFGAANGEFIEGDAGTLLPDLVRRFPPDSSCVLLDPPRVGCSPSSLNTLIEARPRQILYVSCHPATLARDLRALCDQGYRLEQVTPLDMFPQTQHVECVADLRAGQIQAVASDTLTPSGRCGTDAQRV, from the coding sequence GTGAATTCCGACGGTCCGGAGCCGAATGGTCCCCCCCCTCAGCCGGGCGAAATTCTGGTTCTCGAAGTGGAGGATTTGGCCTTTGGCGGAGAAGGGGTGGCTCGCCATCGCGGGTGTGTCGTTTTCGTTCCCTTCTCCTTGCCAGGCGAACAGGTCGAAGCCGAAGTCGTGGAATCCAAGAAGCGCTTCGCGCGCGCCCGCTTGTTAAGAGTGCTGCGCGCCTCGCCGGAGCGAGTCCCGCCCGTTTGCCAACATTATGGCGAATGCGGCGGCTGCCAGTATCAACACGCCGCCTATCCGCTTCAATTGAAAGCGAAGCACCGGCAGGTGGTCCATCTTCTCGAAAGAATCGGGGGATTCGAGCGCCCGCCGGTCGCGGATGTGATCCCGTGTCCACAACCCTATCACTATCGCAACCGCCTGATGCTGCGTAGCCAGTGGTGCAAGCCTGAGCAACGACTGAGGGTTGGATTCCTGAAAGGTTCCAGCCGGTTGGTCATCGATATCGAGTCATGCCCCATCGCGGAGGAGGCGCTGAATGCGCAGATCGCGGAAGTTCGAGCGCATCCGCCCCCGAAAGGCGGTTTGAAAGTGGTTATTCGTGTGATGCCGGAGGATTGGGAGGTTCCGCGGGATTCGTTCTTCCAGAATAACTTTCACCTGCTTCCGGCCCTGGTGGAAACGGTCAGGGCCAGTGTCCTTTCCGGCGGCGCCCGGCATTTGATCGATGTGTACTGCGGGGTGGGATTCTTTGGCATCCAGCTCGCCAGTTCGGTGGAATCCTTCCTGGGGGTCGAACTTGACCGGCCCGCCATCAAGGCGGCCCGGAACAACGCCCGGCGATTCGGGGCCGCCAACGGTGAGTTCATCGAAGGCGACGCGGGAACGTTGCTGCCAGACCTTGTCCGGCGATTTCCCCCGGATTCAAGTTGCGTGCTGCTCGATCCCCCGCGCGTTGGGTGCAGCCCGTCTTCCCTCAACACTTTGATTGAAGCGCGCCCCCGGCAGATTCTCTACGTGTCCTGTCACCCGGCCACTCTGGCGCGCGACCTGCGCGCACTCTGCGATCAAGGTTATCGGTTGGAACAAGTCACCCCGCTGGACATGTTTCCCCAAACCCAGCACGTGGAGTGCGTGGCGGACTTGCGCGCCGGCCAGATCCAGGCTGTGGCTTCAGACACCCTGACCCCAAGCGGGAGATGCGGGACGGATGCACAAAGGGTGTGA